The nucleotide window CATAGAGCAGAATGCCGCAGGCATAGATATCTGCGCGTGCATCTACCTCACTACCGGTGAGCTGCTCGGGAGCCATATAGGCCGGGGTGCCGACCATGCCCGCGCCTGTTGCCTCCATTGCAGTCAATCGGGCGATGCCGAAATCGGTCAGCTTGACGATACCGTCGTCGGCTAACATGACGTTCGCCGGTTTGAGATCGCGATGGACGATGCCCGCTGCATGGATACAGGCAAGCCCGGAAAGGGTTTGCGATATGATGGCATGGATCTCTTCAAGAGACAGAGGCTCGGGCGCATCGCGTCGATCCTCAAGCGTAATGGAGCGAACGCGTTCCATCACCAGATAGGGCACACCATCTTCTTGCAGATAGTCGAAAATCGTCACCAGATTGGGATGCAGGACGCGACCGCCAGCACGGGCTTCGCGGGCAAACCGTTCCAGCCAGTCCTGACCACCAGAATCGTTGATCAGATGCTTGTGGATCGTCTTGATCGCAACCGGTCGATCGATATCCGGGTCCTGCCCCGCATAGACCATACCCATTGCACCTTCACCAAGGATGCCCTCGATGCGATATTTGCCGATGAACCTGCGTGCTCCGGCTCCGGGAGCAATAATTGTTGTATCAGTCATCTATCATACTCATGGCTCGTTCAAGACTACGTCTGACCCGGTTGAAGGAAAGGGAAAGAGAGCTGATTTCATCATTGCCCGGCTTCTTGTATTCGGGCACTGAGAAGTCTCCCATGCTCACTTTTTCTGCTGCCGATGACATGAGACGTACGGGGCGGAGCACAATACGACCGAGCATGACGTTGGTAATCACGAAGACGAGCAGAAATACAACGGTGAAGCCGGCAACCAGAATGATGCCGGTTTCACGGGCGCGTTTGTCCGCAATGGCCATGGGAGCCGTGATAATCTGCGCGCCGACAGTCTCGCCAAGTTTCCAGCCGAATCCGTGATCCGGTCCGTAAAGATCGATCATCGCAGGTGGGGCCACATCCGGTGTTGAATGGCAGGTAAGGCATCCCTTCTGCTTGATGGTCAACGGGAAGGCTATGGTCAGAAACTTGCTTCCCTCTCTCTCGACAACTGTCGAAATCTGGTCGAGATCTGGATCAGCTCTGAGCTGATTGATGAGCGACTTTTCCAATTCGTTCGGCAGATCTGCCGGATTGGTCGGATCAAGGGCGGCTTCCTTATAGTCGAATTCGGGAAACTGCTTCTGCAATGTTGAGAAGACCGTTTGCGCCGAGAATGCCGCCACCGTTTCGGGTAGAAAAAGAATATCGTTATTGTCAGACAGAAGCGGGTCGATATTGTTGACCGTATAGGATCTGACAGCCAACGCATTGGCCCTCACAAGATCGGCTGAACGTTTGACTTCCTCAACGGCGGATTTTTGCACGATCGAATAGGAAATTCCGGCAGCAGCCAGGAGACCGATAAAACAGGCCAGAAACAGGGCTATGTTATATTTGAGGCGCAAGCCCATGAGTTGGTATCCTCTTTTTCTCTTGCGGGCAGTCAGTTAAATTCTGTGACGAAAAGTGTGGTTGCATTTATGAACTCAGCTCTAGCAACTGCCTTCGGGTGAGGATGCCTGTCTGGTCTTCCGAGCGGTTCTTCTGGAAAGCCTTGATTGCCTCCCGGGTCTGAGGTCCAAAGATGCCGTCGACCAATCCCTCGTAGAGTTGCTGTTCCCGTAGCTTGCTCTGAACCGTTTGTTTGGCCTCTCTGGACAGGGTTTGTTCCAGACGTTCAAGCGCCTCTAGAGTTTCCCCGGACGAGGCTGCGGGGACAGGATCGTTCGCGATATTGTCCGCCTCGATAGGGCTATTCAGTTTGGCTTGGCCGGATTGCCCACTTTTAGGCTCTGGAGAAACCTCAAGGGGCAAGTCGGCTTGAACCGTAACCCCAGTTTTGGCGGGAAGGCGAAGGAAGATCAGGTTTCTTGGCAACTCTGAAATTGTGATCCTGTCGTCATGCATCATATTGCGAAGCAAGGTGCCGATCTCGACTTCATCGCCTGCTGCACTTTCTTCCATTGCTGCCAGAATGGTGCCAAATGCCGTTTCCTTTGAGACCACGATCGGACTTGCGCCCGGGACTGCTTCAGGAGCTTTTTCCACGTTGCTAAGGCCCTCCAGGAGGGCCTCTTGTGGTACGATTGTTATAACGACGGCGCCTCCTTGTTCGGCTTGCGCTGCAGAACGCGAGAAGGCTTGAATGGGGATGGCTTGCGTGAAAAGGTCCGTAGGCCGGTTGAGCTTTGCTCCTCTGGGCAGAATGAACGGGCGGCCTTCGAACTTGACAGCGGGCACATCCAGATAGATGAAAGTTGCCCGCGCACTGGCTGCTTCATGCGCAAAGCGCATCAGGATCGAGCGGAGCTGAGCGTTGTTCGGATCATGGGCTCGCAGGGTTTCTGCACCCATCAATTGCAATTGCGTCTGCATGTCATCTGCGCGCTGTACCCCAGCCCCCACGGATATAACCAAGGCGACGACGCGGTCTGGTTGGGCTGCGGCAGGCATAGCCCACAGGGCTATTGCCAAAATCGTCGTGACGATGCGCGCTTTCATGAAAACTCCCTTTGAGCCAATTTGCTGTCAGTTTGTGAGTGCTGAAAGAAACTGATCTGGTTCACGGCAAGGGGGAAAAAAGACAAGACAACCCCAAAAGGCATGTCAGAAAGGCGCGCTAAAATGCTTCAATCAGGAAGAAGCAAAAGCAGAAGGATTTTAAGACGGGAATTGTGGGAGGCAGGGGATCACTTGCAGGAAATCGGGCCTTTTGCTTCGCTGAGCAGTACAGCGCATGC belongs to uncultured Cohaesibacter sp. and includes:
- a CDS encoding DUF3365 domain-containing protein, translated to MGLRLKYNIALFLACFIGLLAAAGISYSIVQKSAVEEVKRSADLVRANALAVRSYTVNNIDPLLSDNNDILFLPETVAAFSAQTVFSTLQKQFPEFDYKEAALDPTNPADLPNELEKSLINQLRADPDLDQISTVVEREGSKFLTIAFPLTIKQKGCLTCHSTPDVAPPAMIDLYGPDHGFGWKLGETVGAQIITAPMAIADKRARETGIILVAGFTVVFLLVFVITNVMLGRIVLRPVRLMSSAAEKVSMGDFSVPEYKKPGNDEISSLSLSFNRVRRSLERAMSMIDD
- a CDS encoding peptidoglycan-binding domain-containing protein; the encoded protein is MKARIVTTILAIALWAMPAAAQPDRVVALVISVGAGVQRADDMQTQLQLMGAETLRAHDPNNAQLRSILMRFAHEAASARATFIYLDVPAVKFEGRPFILPRGAKLNRPTDLFTQAIPIQAFSRSAAQAEQGGAVVITIVPQEALLEGLSNVEKAPEAVPGASPIVVSKETAFGTILAAMEESAAGDEVEIGTLLRNMMHDDRITISELPRNLIFLRLPAKTGVTVQADLPLEVSPEPKSGQSGQAKLNSPIEADNIANDPVPAASSGETLEALERLEQTLSREAKQTVQSKLREQQLYEGLVDGIFGPQTREAIKAFQKNRSEDQTGILTRRQLLELSS